The Sesamum indicum cultivar Zhongzhi No. 13 linkage group LG6, S_indicum_v1.0, whole genome shotgun sequence genome has a segment encoding these proteins:
- the LOC105164583 gene encoding SPX domain-containing protein 2: protein MKFWKILSRLLDEMFPDWQDKFISYKHLKKQLNLILPLSESSENLVNDGNNKPNKRERGSDDEAGSGDKGKEVMVRAMDDFVKLLKVEINKFNGFFMDQEEDYIIRLKFLKEEVAEAKDSREELMEVGRKLVDFHGEMILLQNYSLLNYIGLHKILKKYDKRSGDLIRLPFIQKVLHEPFFRTEVIKKLVKECEIMISCIFSRNTRLVPPKDTNLKEGCHEQEQQPVAVEKTEKHLTVPKELEEIECMENMYLKLSISALQSLKQTRNGSSTASMFALAPMPGSDLDESRK, encoded by the exons atgaagttttggaAGATACTAAGCAGACTTCTTGATGAGATGTTTCCGGATTGGCAAGACAAGTTTATATCGTACAAACATCTGAAAAAACAGCTGAATTTGATTCTTCCGTTGTCGGAATCATCTGAAAACCTTGTAAATGACGGTAATAACAAGCCAAATAAAAGGGAGAGAGGGAGTGATGATGAAGCGGGAAGCGGAGATAAAGGGAAGGAGGTGATGGTGAGGGCCATGGACGACTTTGTTAAGCTTTTGAAAGTGGAGATCAACAAGTTCAATGGTTTCTTCATGGATCAAGAGGAAGACTACATTATTAGACTAAAA TTTCTCAAAGAAGAAGTAGCTGAGGCTAAGGATTCAAGAGAAGAACTTATGGAAGTAGGAAGAAAGTTGGTGGATTTTCATGGCGAGATGATTTTGTTGCAAAACTACAGCCTTCTTAACTACATAG GACTACACAAAATTCTGAAGAAGTATGACAAGAGAAGTGGTGATCTAATTCGACTGCCGTTCATCCAAAAGGTCCTGCACGAGCCTTTTTTCAGGACTGAAGTAATAAAGAAACTAGTGAAGGAGTGTGAGATAATGATCTCATGCATCTTCTCAAGGAACACGCGGTTGGTCCCACCTAAAGACACTAACCTAAAGGAAGGTTGCCATGAGCAGGAGCAGCAGCCTGTGGCTGTGGAAAAGACGGAAAAACACCTTACAGTTCCGAAAGAACTTGAAGAAATAGAATGCATGGAAAACATGTACTTGAAGCTAAGCATATCAGCCTTACAAAGCCTGAAGCAAACCAGAAACGGCAGTTCAACAGCAAGCATGTTCGCTTTGGCACCAATGCCAGGTAGTGACTTGGATGAATCCCGGAAATGA